The window GACCGCTCCCACAGGGCTCCCGTGGGAGCGGTCACCGACCGCGACCCTCCCCATCGTCTCAGGCGGCGGGGTCCCTGTCAGGCCTCCGGCCTGACACCCCGCCCTAGCCTAGGATCCCCTGCGCCAGGATCGTCTCCGCCAGCTCCATCGTCTTGAGCGCATCGCCGAAGTGCGAGCCGGGGAGCTGGCCGCTCTTGAGGCAGTCCACGAACTCGCGGTTCTTGGCGCAGAAGCCGCCGTAGACGTGGAACTCCTCGCTGCCGGCGACCTCCTTGGTGTCAAACAGCGTCCCCTCGGTGTCCCCGTCCGCGTAGAGCTTCCCGACGGTCTCGTGCTCGGCCTCGGCACAGATGTTCGGGGCGTGCATCTGCACGCGGAAGGTGCGGCGGCCGCTGGTCCAGCTATTGAGCATGAGGCCCGTGGCGCCGTTGTCGAACTCGATCAGCGCGCCGATGAAGTTCAGGTCCGGGACTTGCACCGCGCGGGTGACGCTCTGCACCCGCACGGCCTCGCCCCCGCACATCCAGCGGATCGTGTCCAGCGCGTGGACGCCGTCATCGTGCATGTGGTCGGTCGCCCCCCACATGGGCGTGATGGCCGACTTGTAGAACTCGCACACGGCGTGGACGATGGGCCCGCGCTCCAGGCACTTGTCGCGCAGCAGGCAGACCATCGGGCACGTGCGCCGCTGGAAGCTGACCTGGGTGAGCACTTGCTTCTGCTCGGCCAGCGTCGCGAGCATCCGCGCCTGGTGCAGGCTCAGGCCCATGGGCTTCTCGATGTACAGGTTCAGCCCCTGTTGCAGGCACCAGACCCAGATATCAATCATGTGGTGTGGCGGGCCGATGGCCCAGACGCCCGCCGGCGCGACCTCCTCGACCATCTTGCGGTAGTCCGAGTAGCGCCCGGTGATCCCGTACTTGTCGGCGGTCTCGTGGAGACGCTCGGCGTTGAGGTCGCAGAGGCCCGCGATCTCCACATCCCCGAACGAGGCGAGGGAGGGGTAATGGACGCGGTTGGCCATGGCCCCGGCGCCGATGATGGCGATCTTCAATCTGTCACCCATGTGCTCGTCTCCAAGAGGCCGCCGGCCGGCATGGCGGCATGGCGCTAGAGGCCTGACGGCGCTAACAGCTCGCTGAGCCTGACAATGTGGGCATCAGCATTCTGACCCCGTACGGCCGTCTCTTCAGGCCAGAACCTCCCGACGATGCCGGTCATCTGCACGGCTCTCATGCCCACGCGCTGAGCGCCCGCCAGTTCGTCCGACCCGCCGTCGCCCACGAAGACGCAGTCTGCCGGCGAGACTCCGATCCCCCGGCAGGCATGAAGATACGCTTCGGGATCGGGCTTGAGCAGACCGACGTCGCAAGAGAAGACGGCTACGTCAAAGAACGCTTGCGCGGGCGAAGCGGGCCACGCGGCCACTTCCATGGCGTCGGCGTTGCTGAGCAGCGCGAGGCGCTTGCCACTCTCATGTAGCGAGGCGAGGGTCTTCAGGACTCCGTGCTCGATGCGGACGAGAGCCTGCCTGAACTTCTCTTCGCGCGAAACGACGGCGGCCCGGATGAGGTCGGCGGTGACTCCGGGCCTAGCCCTCCGAGCTGCCTCGGCCATCGCCGCGCCCACATCCCTGATCTGTCCGCTATTCCTCGCCGGGGCCAGAGCGCGCCATTCGCGCCGCCACGCGTTCTCCTCCACCCCCATGATCTGCCACGCCTCAGGCGGCACCTCCGGCAGCGCAATCTCAATGGCGCACAGCGTGTGGAACAGGTCGAAGACCACGCCAGAGCTTGCCATCACCAACTCGTGTGCTTCCACCATTGCGCTCCTCTGATGTTAGCGCGGCACCGGCACCGCCGCCAACACCGAGGCGATCACGTCATCCGCGCTGAGGCCCTCGATGTCGGCCTCAGGGCGCAGGATGAGGCGATGGCGGAGCGTCGCCGGCGCGATGTCCTTGACGTCATCCGGTGTCAGAAAGTCCCGGCCGCGCAGGGCGGCGAGGACCTTGGCCGCCTCCAGGAGCATCGCCGAGGCGCGGGGGCTGCAGCCCAGGACCAGGTGCGGGTTGTCGCGCGTCAGGCGCGTGATGGCCGCGATGTAGGTCAGCATCTCGTCCGTGACGGTGATTTTCAGCGCCGCCTGCCGGCAGGCCGTGAGCTGGGCCGCCAGCGGGACCGGCGCAATCCCCACCGCCGCCAGTTCGTCATCCCGGAAGCCCGCGTGCCGCCGCCGCAGGATGTCCACCTCCTCGGCCTGCTCGGGGTACTCCACCAGCACCTTGAGCAGGAAGCGGTCGAGTTGCGCCTCGGGGAGGGGGTAGGTGCCCTCGTACTCGATGGGGTTCTGGGTGGCGAAGACCGTGAAGTCACGGTCGAGCGGGTGGCTCACCCCGTCAATCGTCACCTGTCGCTCCTGCATCCCCTCCAGCAGCGCTGACTGCGTCTTGGCCGGGGCGCGGTTGATCTCATCGGCGAGCAGGAACGTCGTAAAGATCGGGCCGCGCCGCAGGTTGAAGCTGCTGGTCTGCAGGTCGAAGACGCTGGTGCCCAGGACGTCGGAGGGCATCAGGTCCGGGGTCATCTGCACGCGCTTGAAGTCGCGCCCCAGGCACAGCGCCAGGGCCTTGACCATGAGCGTCTTGGCGGTGCCGGGGACGCCCTCGACCAGGACATGGCCGCGCGCCAGCACCGCCACGAGCAGTTGCTCGATCACCTGCTCCTGCCCGACGATGGCCCGGGCCAGTTGCTCGCGCACCTGCGCGGCCAGGCCCTCGGCGCTCTGCAGCTCAATGCTCATGGGTGACTGCCTCCTCGACTGCGGCAAGTTGCCGGGCGATGTCCAGCAGCGCCTCATCGCTCGGGTGCTCGGGCATGGCCTCGAGCTGCTGCAGGACGTCCTGCACGTGCGCGGCGTCCACATGGCGCCGCAGGGCCAGCGTCGCGGCCAGGCGCTCGGGCGGGAGATCGGGCGGCGTGCCCGCGACCGCCGACAGGCGGCGCCGGAAGGACTGGCGCAGCAGGGCCCAGATGGCCGTCCTCGCCTCCGCCCGGCGGTACAGGTCCGCCAGGGCCTCGACATACTCCAGGGCCGAGCGCCGGGGCTTCTCGAGCATTGGCACAGGCGCGCCAAAGCGGCGCCCCACCCCCACCAGGTACAGCGCCAGTGCGGCGATGACCAGCCACATGGTCTGCTTCATTCGGGCCAAGGGCAGACGCCCCACATCTCCCGACGCGGCCCTGGCGTGCAGGTGCAAACGCTCATCGAAGCACACGCGGCTGTGGCGGCCCCCGAAGAGCAGGTTGGCCGCCAGCACAACGTTGTCCGCCTGCGCGATATCCCTGTTGCCGAACACCTCGGCCTCGCACACCGCGTAGATGGTCCCGAGGCCGACTCGGGCCTTCATCAGGACATTGCCGACCCGGTCGGCCACCAGGGCCTGCCAGGTCGCGTTCACCAGTTGCTTGACCCCCGCCTTCGCCTTCCCCTCGCGCGGGAGCAGCCGGTATGGCCCCGGCACGAAGACACCCCTGACGTCGCGCAGCGCCGGCTCCTGCGCGACGGGCAGGGCGGTGCTGGTGGCGTGCGTCGTCTTGCAGCCCTGGAGGCCGAGAGCGGCGAGCAAGTCAGCATCCGGGTTGGCCGGCTCAAACGAGGGCGACTGACCCGAGTCGCCCGCACCGCCGCCCAGTCACCCACCGCCGGGCGCCAGGTGGTGCTCCGGGTTCAGATCCACTGCCACCAGCAGCGTGCCCCCGCCCTTGACCCAGGCCACCAACGCCTTGCGCTCCGGCTCCGACGGTGCCACGCAGGGATCAACCACGGCCAGAAAGCGTTCAGTGTCTGTGAGCTTGTCCAGCGGTTCGTTCCAAGCCTCGACCGGCAGGCCATGCTGGCGGCACAACTCGGCCAGAGCCTTCAGCCCCCACGGGTTCGAGCGGGTGATGGCGTGATCGCGGACGGGGTCCAGGGCGGCAGGGCGGCTGAAGATGAGACTCAGCAGGCTGAAGCCCGCGATCAGGGCGGCGATGAGCAGCACCGGGCTATACCGCCGCAGCATGCTCCGCCTCCTGCCAGGCCGTCTGCACCAAGTCGCGGCAGCGGTCGTACTCGGTCCAGCCCAGGGCGTAGTGGCCGTACCAGGCGCGATCCGCCAGACGGCTCACCTCGCGCAGTGGCCCCACGATGACGGGATGGCGGCGGGCCTGGCGCACGTACTCCTGGTTGGTGTAGGAAAGGTCGTAGCGCACAATGTCACGGCGGTCGAGCTGGTGGATCAGGGCGAGGTACAGGTAGCGCAGCGCCTCGGAGAACCGCCCCTCGGCGGCGGCGGCCTCGGCCTGCTCCATAAGGCGCTGGGGCTCGGACTGTGGCGGGGCGGGCGCCGTCGCGCGCACGCGCCGGCCGCGCTGCCGCGTCGGCCCGAAGGCGCTTCTCACCGTCAGATAGATGTGATATATAAGAGCGAGGGCGAGTAAGGCGAGCAGGGCCACGATCGCCCAGTACAGCACCGGCGCGTGCTCAAAGACGCCCTCGAGGCGCCCCGCCATGTGCTCCCGCCACCAGTCGCGGACGCGGTGCAGCCAACGCGCGAGCAACTCGTAGAGCCACTCGGCGTTCGCCTGGCGGAACTCCGGGCGCGCGAGGATGGTCTGCAGATCGGCGCGCAGCACCTCCGGCGCCGGCCGTGCCGGCGCTGCGCACGCCATCCAGCACAGGGCGCCGCCCACCGTCGCACCGAGCAGCAAGAGACACAGCAGACGCTTCATACCGAGCCGCCAATTCGTGCTGCGAAAGCAGCGCACCTGCCGTAGAGCGGCTCGAACTCGAGGTTCCCCATGCGGAGATACGCACCCCTGTTGGTTCTGATCGTCATCGGCCTGGCGCTGGGCGTCTGGCAATGGCGCCGCCCGCGGCCTGCGCCCCGCGCGGCGACGCCCGCCACGGCCCTGCAGCCCACCGCGCCGTCGGTGCAGGCGGCCCTGGCCTTCCTGAACGCCTGGGCGCAGGGCGACGCCGCCGGCGCCTACGGGATGCTGTCGGCCGGGATGAGGAAGGTCGTGTCGCAGAGCGACTTCGCCGGCATGATGGCCCAGCGGAAGTTCACGAGCCCCCAGTCGCTGGTCCACGCCGAGACGGTGCAGGCGGCCTATGTCATCTGCAGCATTCAGGCCAAGCCGTCAGGCCACGGCGACAAGGGTTGCGCCGGGTTCTCGCTGCTGCTGAAGAAGGAAGAGACGGCCTGGAAGGTGGCGCAGATCCAGGAAGAGGAGAAGCTCTTCGAGAAGTACGAGGACCTGCGCCTGTCGCCGGGCAAGACCAGTGGCTGGGTGGTGACGTACCAGAACGAGAAGGGGCAGGTCATCACCATCACCTTGCCCGAGCTGTAGCGGCGCGATTCATCGCGCCCCTGTGTCGAGATGTCACTCCGTAGCGCGGGCGGCCTCGCCCGCGCGGGCCGCCGGATGAGGCAACCGGGCGGGCGAGGCCGCCCGCCCTACTGAGTACTGTGTACCTCCGGGCGGCCCACTGCGCCTCCCGTACCCTCGGCGCGATGAATCGCGCCACTACTGCCAACAGGATCTGTGACCCATGAAAGCACTAGTCAAGACCGCGAAGGGTGTCGGATATCTCGAACTGCGGGACGTGCCCGAGCCGACCCCGGCGCCGAACGAAGTCCTCATCGAGATCAAGGCCGCCGGCATCTGCGGCACCGACATCCATGTGAAGCATGACGAATTCCCGTACTGGCCTCCGGTTATCCTGGGGCACGAGTTCGCCGGGGAGATCGTGCAGGTCGGGGCGGAAGTCGAGGGCTGGCAGGTCGGCGACCGCGTGACCGCCGAGCCGCACACGAAGGCCTGCGGCGTCTGCCCGCTGTGCCGCACCGGCAACATCCAGATCTGCCCGAGCAAGCGCTCGCCCGGCTGGGGCATTGATGGGGCTTTCGCCAAGTACCTGGCCTACCCCACGCACCTGCTGCACCGCCTCCCCGGCAACCTGTCGTACGTCGAGGCCGCGCTGGCCGAGCCGGTCGCGAACATCTCGACCGACCTGCTGGAAAGGGGGCGGGTGGAGCCCGAGGACTTCGTGGTCGTGCTGGGGCCCGGCCCCATCGGCCTCATCGCCGCCCAGGCCGCCAAGGCCGAGGGGGCGCGCGCCGTGATGATCATCGGCACCAATGCCGATGAGGCCGTGCGCCTGAAGACCGCGCGCGAGCTGGGGATTGACCACGTGGTGAACCTGCAGCAAGAGGACCCCGTGGCCAGGTGCCTGGAGCTGACCGATGGGATGGGCGCGGACCTGGTCGTGGAGTGCTCCGGCGCGCCGCCGGCCATCGCCAGCACCCCGCAGTACGTGCGCAAGCTCGGCCGCATCTGCGCCATCGGCCTGACCGGCAAGAAGCCCGTGCAGCTCGACTGGGACGCCTTCCAGGGCAAGGTCTGCACGCTGATCTTCAACATGTCCACCTTCTACACGAGCTGGAAGAAGGCGCTGAGCCTGCTGGGCTCCGGGAAGATCAACGCCCGCGCGATCATCACCCACGAGTTCCCGCTGGACCAGTGGGAAGCGGCCTTCGAGGCCGTCGAGAACCAGACGGCGTTGAAGGCGGTGCTGATACCGTAACGGCGGGAATCGGGAACCGGGGACCGGGAATCGTGACGGCATGAACCTGCTCGCCCTCAACGGGAGCCCCCGCCTCGGGGGCAATACGGATGTGCTGCTGCAGGCGGCGCTGGAGGCTGCGGCGGAGGCGGGCGCGGGGACGGAACTCGTGCAGCTTGGTGGGCTCAGCATCGCCGAGTGCGATGGCTGTCATGCCTGCTGGGAGGGCGCCGAGTGCGTCAAGCAGGATGACATGAACGCGGTCTACGAGCAGATCGCGCAGGCCGATGCCGTGCTCTTCGGCACGCCCGTATACTGGTACGGCGTCACCGGGCTGATGAAGCTGCTGCTGGACCGCATGGTGTACTTCAACTACCCGGAGAACCGGGAGTTGGTGCGCGGCAAGCCGGTCGGGCTCGTGGTGCCCTTCGAGGAGGACGACCCGGCGACCGCCGACGGCGTGCTGGCGATGTTCCGCAAGTCCTGTGCGTACCTGGAGATGCCCCTGGCCGAGACCCTGGTCGTGCCGGGCGTCACGCTGCTGGGGGAGGTGCGGGAGCGCCCCGAGCCGATGGCCCAGGCGCGCGACCTGGGCCGGAAGCTGGTGGGCTGATGCCCTCGGCGCGCTCCTGGAATGATCTCTTCGCCGATCCGCGGTTCCACTGGAAGGAGCCGGACCCCGGGGTGGCCAGGTTGGCCGAGCGCTGGGCGCAACAGGGCCGGCGAGCCGTCTATGACCTCGGCTGCGGCGCCGGGCGGCACATGGCGTACCTGCAGACGCTGGGCTTCCGGGTGGTCGGCAGCGACGTGGCCGCGAACGGACTGGCCGCCTGTGCCGACATGCTCCGCCAGGCGGACCTGCCGGCCCGCCTGGTGCGGTCCGACATGACCGCCACCCCCTTCGCCGACGGCGTCTTCGACGCCGGTCTGGCCACCAATGTCCTCAACCACAACCCGCGCGCCCTGCTGCAGCAAGCGGTGGACGAGATCCATCGCGTGCTGGCTCCGGGCGGTGAGTTCTACCTGACGGTGCTGAACACCTGGGACTGGCGCTACGGCTCGGGGGAAGAGGTGGAGCCCGACAGCTTCGTGCTCGCCGAGGGCCCCGAGACTGGCATTCTCCACCACTTCTTCTCCGAGCCCGACCTGCTGAACTGGCTCAGGGCCTTCGACGTCATATCCCTGGAGCGCGAGCGCGGGGAGCTGCAGCTCAGCACCCGCCCCGAGGGCGGCCCGGTCTTCCGGGACGCCTGGGCGGTGCTCATCCGCAAACCATAGGAGTGGCCCACGATGGCGCCCACACCCGGCTGGTCTCGTCTAGCCGCTGCTGCCCTGCTTCTGTTGTTGGGATGCACCTGGGCCGGAGCCCAGGGCGTCCCTGCGCCCGTGGTGCACTACCCGGTGACCGAGGGAACCGGCGGCACGACTGCTGACATCGCCGGGAAGACGACAGCCCGGCTCAACGGCGCCCTGTGGGTGAAGTCCGAGTCGAGCGCGGCCCTCGACCTGGACGGCATGGGCAACAGCGTGGAGTGCGGTGATCCCCCGGCGGCGCACCTGGCCGAGGGGTCGCTCAGCTTCGCCGTCACCTTCCGCACCAACGAGAAGCGGCAGCAGTACGTGCTGACCCACTACGGCTGGAGCCTGTACCTGGACGCCGAGGCCATCCCGAACTTCGAGACCCGCAGCGCCGACAACAGCAAGTGGGAGAACCTGGCCGGCACAAAGCCCGTGCCGATCAACGAGTGGGTCCAGGTCGTGTGCGTCTACGACGAGGCCCAGCGCCAGACGCGCCTGTATGTCAACGGCGTCCTTGACGCCAAGGGCGAGAAGCAGCCCGGCTTCGGGGGGATGGGTCGGAGCAAGCTGGCCCTGGGCGCCTGGCCCGGCGCGCACTTCCTCAGCGGCCTGA of the bacterium genome contains:
- a CDS encoding Gfo/Idh/MocA family oxidoreductase is translated as MGDRLKIAIIGAGAMANRVHYPSLASFGDVEIAGLCDLNAERLHETADKYGITGRYSDYRKMVEEVAPAGVWAIGPPHHMIDIWVWCLQQGLNLYIEKPMGLSLHQARMLATLAEQKQVLTQVSFQRRTCPMVCLLRDKCLERGPIVHAVCEFYKSAITPMWGATDHMHDDGVHALDTIRWMCGGEAVRVQSVTRAVQVPDLNFIGALIEFDNGATGLMLNSWTSGRRTFRVQMHAPNICAEAEHETVGKLYADGDTEGTLFDTKEVAGSEEFHVYGGFCAKNREFVDCLKSGQLPGSHFGDALKTMELAETILAQGILG
- a CDS encoding HAD family hydrolase — encoded protein: MASSGVVFDLFHTLCAIEIALPEVPPEAWQIMGVEENAWRREWRALAPARNSGQIRDVGAAMAEAARRARPGVTADLIRAAVVSREEKFRQALVRIEHGVLKTLASLHESGKRLALLSNADAMEVAAWPASPAQAFFDVAVFSCDVGLLKPDPEAYLHACRGIGVSPADCVFVGDGGSDELAGAQRVGMRAVQMTGIVGRFWPEETAVRGQNADAHIVRLSELLAPSGL
- a CDS encoding MoxR family ATPase; the protein is MSIELQSAEGLAAQVREQLARAIVGQEQVIEQLLVAVLARGHVLVEGVPGTAKTLMVKALALCLGRDFKRVQMTPDLMPSDVLGTSVFDLQTSSFNLRRGPIFTTFLLADEINRAPAKTQSALLEGMQERQVTIDGVSHPLDRDFTVFATQNPIEYEGTYPLPEAQLDRFLLKVLVEYPEQAEEVDILRRRHAGFRDDELAAVGIAPVPLAAQLTACRQAALKITVTDEMLTYIAAITRLTRDNPHLVLGCSPRASAMLLEAAKVLAALRGRDFLTPDDVKDIAPATLRHRLILRPEADIEGLSADDVIASVLAAVPVPR
- a CDS encoding DUF4350 domain-containing protein — translated: MLRRYSPVLLIAALIAGFSLLSLIFSRPAALDPVRDHAITRSNPWGLKALAELCRQHGLPVEAWNEPLDKLTDTERFLAVVDPCVAPSEPERKALVAWVKGGGTLLVAVDLNPEHHLAPGGG
- a CDS encoding DUF4129 domain-containing protein, producing MKRLLCLLLLGATVGGALCWMACAAPARPAPEVLRADLQTILARPEFRQANAEWLYELLARWLHRVRDWWREHMAGRLEGVFEHAPVLYWAIVALLALLALALIYHIYLTVRSAFGPTRQRGRRVRATAPAPPQSEPQRLMEQAEAAAAEGRFSEALRYLYLALIHQLDRRDIVRYDLSYTNQEYVRQARRHPVIVGPLREVSRLADRAWYGHYALGWTEYDRCRDLVQTAWQEAEHAAAV
- a CDS encoding zinc-binding dehydrogenase, translating into MKALVKTAKGVGYLELRDVPEPTPAPNEVLIEIKAAGICGTDIHVKHDEFPYWPPVILGHEFAGEIVQVGAEVEGWQVGDRVTAEPHTKACGVCPLCRTGNIQICPSKRSPGWGIDGAFAKYLAYPTHLLHRLPGNLSYVEAALAEPVANISTDLLERGRVEPEDFVVVLGPGPIGLIAAQAAKAEGARAVMIIGTNADEAVRLKTARELGIDHVVNLQQEDPVARCLELTDGMGADLVVECSGAPPAIASTPQYVRKLGRICAIGLTGKKPVQLDWDAFQGKVCTLIFNMSTFYTSWKKALSLLGSGKINARAIITHEFPLDQWEAAFEAVENQTALKAVLIP
- a CDS encoding flavodoxin family protein, with protein sequence MNLLALNGSPRLGGNTDVLLQAALEAAAEAGAGTELVQLGGLSIAECDGCHACWEGAECVKQDDMNAVYEQIAQADAVLFGTPVYWYGVTGLMKLLLDRMVYFNYPENRELVRGKPVGLVVPFEEDDPATADGVLAMFRKSCAYLEMPLAETLVVPGVTLLGEVRERPEPMAQARDLGRKLVG
- a CDS encoding class I SAM-dependent methyltransferase, translating into MPSARSWNDLFADPRFHWKEPDPGVARLAERWAQQGRRAVYDLGCGAGRHMAYLQTLGFRVVGSDVAANGLAACADMLRQADLPARLVRSDMTATPFADGVFDAGLATNVLNHNPRALLQQAVDEIHRVLAPGGEFYLTVLNTWDWRYGSGEEVEPDSFVLAEGPETGILHHFFSEPDLLNWLRAFDVISLERERGELQLSTRPEGGPVFRDAWAVLIRKP